A stretch of Sphingomicrobium flavum DNA encodes these proteins:
- a CDS encoding ABC transporter permease, with protein sequence MGEQPHSLAFEGALTISRIGGAQRSIAEAADPLTIDVSGVERIDTVGAWLLYRTARDRGAEITGQTPQIADLIRKVAEADTGAVVKPERHPALLNSVAELGRWAVEFGRTFLGLIGFFGAVIIGFGSLIRHPKRFRLNAVVQRFDLVGVRALGIIGLMSFLIGIVVGQQGAVQLQQFGAEVYTINLIGRITVRELGTLMTAIMVAGRSGSAFAAQLGTMKITEEIDAMRTIGVSPVEALVIPRLLAAVIMMPLLAFFAMFMSLVGGGLFCWLVLEIPPLTFIQRLQEVTPITDLWVGLIKAPIFGFFIGLAGCYQGFQVKGNSEEVGLRTTTAVVQSIFMVIVLDAVFAVFFSQIGWI encoded by the coding sequence ATGGGCGAACAACCCCACAGTCTGGCGTTCGAAGGGGCATTGACGATCAGCAGGATCGGCGGTGCGCAGCGTTCCATTGCCGAGGCCGCCGACCCGCTGACGATCGACGTCTCGGGGGTCGAGCGGATCGATACCGTCGGTGCCTGGCTGCTTTATCGCACCGCGCGCGATCGCGGCGCTGAAATCACCGGCCAGACCCCCCAGATCGCCGACCTCATCCGCAAGGTGGCGGAGGCCGATACCGGCGCGGTGGTCAAGCCCGAGCGCCATCCCGCCCTGCTCAACAGCGTTGCCGAGCTGGGACGCTGGGCGGTCGAATTCGGGCGCACCTTCCTCGGCCTCATTGGCTTTTTCGGCGCGGTCATCATCGGTTTTGGCAGCCTCATCCGGCATCCCAAGCGCTTCCGCCTCAATGCGGTGGTGCAGCGCTTCGACCTGGTGGGGGTGCGTGCGCTCGGCATTATCGGGCTGATGAGCTTCCTCATCGGCATCGTGGTCGGCCAGCAGGGGGCCGTGCAGCTCCAGCAGTTTGGCGCCGAGGTCTACACGATCAACCTTATCGGCCGCATCACGGTGCGCGAACTCGGCACCCTGATGACCGCGATCATGGTCGCCGGCCGCTCGGGCAGTGCCTTTGCCGCCCAGCTCGGCACGATGAAGATCACAGAGGAAATCGACGCGATGCGCACGATCGGCGTCTCGCCGGTCGAGGCGCTGGTCATTCCGCGCCTCCTGGCCGCGGTCATCATGATGCCGCTGCTCGCCTTCTTCGCCATGTTCATGAGCCTTGTCGGCGGCGGGCTGTTCTGCTGGCTGGTGCTGGAAATCCCGCCTCTGACCTTCATCCAGCGATTGCAGGAAGTGACCCCTATCACCGATCTTTGGGTCGGCCTCATCAAGGCGCCGATCTTCGGGTTCTTCATCGGGCTGGCGGGCTGTTACCAGGGCTTCCAGGTCAAGGGGAATAGCGAGGAAGTGGGCCTTCGCACCACCACCGCAGTGGTCCAGTCCATCTTCATGGTCATCGTCCTCGATGCCGTGTTCGCGGTCTTCTTCAGCCAGATCGGGTGGATCTGA
- a CDS encoding CDP-alcohol phosphatidyltransferase family protein: MSDASHENSRPILFVPLGEEETCLYGLHPRNRLFRIAEKAGLAPGHRQGLTEEGARGTILADIGYAWDPAWLTHLLDHPGSVLVIEGKPVLAHCISDAQRAVMLAAMEEGASMDGHGMTAIDPATTELSYHQLRKRDKPFIMALNAANKMEVERALYDASYKGVTDVLTLYLWRKPAFHLTRWAAAAGMSPNMITAIGAAFCVAAFFLFWYGMYWQGVAAGFVFMVLDTVDGKLARCTGTSSWWGNIFDHGIDLVHPPFWWWAWAEGLKVYAAGNMRFEPVYEAAILVAIVGGYIVQRVIEGVFMRRYGMHIHVWREVDSRFRLITARRNPNMVILVGSLLFARPDVGLELVAFWTLISLIFHAVRLAQAEGARMRGEPVTSWLA; this comes from the coding sequence ATGAGCGACGCATCACATGAGAACAGCCGGCCCATCCTGTTCGTCCCGCTGGGCGAGGAGGAAACGTGCCTGTACGGGCTGCATCCTCGCAACCGCCTGTTCCGCATCGCCGAAAAAGCGGGCCTCGCCCCCGGCCATCGCCAGGGCCTGACTGAAGAAGGCGCGCGCGGCACCATCCTGGCCGATATCGGCTATGCGTGGGATCCGGCCTGGCTGACCCATCTACTCGACCATCCCGGCAGCGTGCTGGTGATCGAGGGTAAGCCGGTGCTGGCGCACTGCATCAGCGATGCGCAGCGCGCCGTCATGCTGGCGGCGATGGAAGAGGGCGCCTCGATGGACGGTCATGGCATGACCGCGATCGACCCCGCGACCACCGAACTTAGCTACCACCAGCTGCGCAAGCGCGACAAACCGTTCATCATGGCGCTCAATGCCGCCAACAAGATGGAGGTGGAGCGCGCGCTGTACGATGCCAGCTACAAGGGCGTGACCGACGTTCTGACGCTCTATCTTTGGCGCAAGCCCGCCTTCCACCTGACGCGCTGGGCAGCGGCGGCGGGGATGAGCCCCAACATGATCACCGCCATCGGCGCGGCCTTCTGCGTCGCCGCCTTCTTCCTCTTCTGGTACGGCATGTACTGGCAGGGTGTGGCCGCGGGCTTCGTCTTCATGGTGCTCGACACGGTCGATGGAAAGCTTGCCCGCTGCACCGGCACGTCGAGCTGGTGGGGCAATATCTTCGATCATGGCATCGACCTGGTGCATCCCCCCTTCTGGTGGTGGGCCTGGGCCGAGGGGCTGAAAGTCTATGCCGCCGGCAATATGCGCTTCGAGCCGGTCTACGAAGCCGCCATCCTGGTCGCCATCGTCGGCGGCTATATCGTCCAGCGCGTGATCGAGGGCGTTTTCATGCGCCGCTATGGCATGCACATCCATGTCTGGCGCGAGGTGGACAGCCGCTTCCGCCTGATCACGGCGCGGCGTAATCCCAATATGGTGATCCTGGTCGGCTCGCTGCTGTTCGCCCGCCCCGATGTCGGGCTTGAACTGGTGGCGTTTTGGACGTTGATCAGCCTGATTTTCCACGCCGTGCGTCTGGCGCAGGCCGAAGGTGCGCGCATGCGCGGTGAGCCCGTCACCAGCTGGCTCGCATGA
- a CDS encoding NTP transferase domain-containing protein translates to MSGWTALILAGSRPGRDAFAEEYGAKFKALIHVCGTPMVTRVTQALLGSGSVERIRVLTQDPVAIADVLPQESRVMLGVSQGSIAQTLEHVMADPETRFPLLVTTADHALLDPGMVEDFIAKAQGADMAIGLVEKTPLMQRLPATKRTWLKFRGGAYSGANLFAFATPEAMKAVELWRGVEQDRKKGWRMIAALGPALLMGSLLRLRTLQQTLDKVGGKLGLNIRAVEMGDPLAAVDVDKSEDYVLVTAILEGRT, encoded by the coding sequence ATGAGCGGATGGACCGCCCTGATCCTGGCCGGGTCGCGCCCGGGACGGGACGCATTTGCCGAAGAATATGGTGCCAAGTTCAAGGCGCTGATCCATGTCTGCGGAACGCCCATGGTGACGCGCGTGACGCAGGCGCTGCTGGGCAGTGGGAGCGTGGAGCGCATCCGCGTACTGACACAGGACCCGGTCGCCATCGCCGACGTTTTGCCGCAGGAAAGCCGCGTCATGCTGGGCGTGTCGCAAGGCAGCATCGCGCAGACGCTCGAACATGTCATGGCCGATCCCGAAACGCGCTTTCCCCTGCTGGTGACAACCGCCGATCACGCGCTTCTCGATCCCGGCATGGTCGAGGATTTCATCGCCAAGGCACAGGGCGCGGACATGGCAATCGGGCTGGTTGAAAAGACCCCGCTGATGCAGCGCCTGCCCGCGACCAAGCGAACCTGGCTGAAATTTCGCGGCGGGGCCTATTCAGGCGCCAACCTGTTCGCCTTTGCCACTCCCGAGGCGATGAAGGCGGTGGAGTTGTGGCGCGGGGTCGAACAAGACCGCAAGAAAGGCTGGCGGATGATCGCGGCGTTGGGACCTGCCTTGCTGATGGGATCGCTTCTGCGCCTCAGGACGTTGCAGCAGACATTGGACAAGGTCGGCGGCAAGCTTGGCCTCAACATTCGCGCGGTGGAGATGGGCGATCCGCTCGCCGCCGTCGATGTCGACAAGAGCGAGGACTATGTGCTGGTCACCGCGATACTGGAAGGGCGTACATGA
- a CDS encoding HAD family hydrolase has protein sequence MTDLAIYDMDRTVTRNATYTPFLIHCATQRAPWRLLLLPFVIGSMLAYVLKLIDRARLKEINHKLLLGDKRSRAELRPLVESFAEKQLRSNIRPGAIKAIARDKSEGRVVVMATASYRFYAKEIGERLGFDHIIGTKSILGLDEILHAKIDGENCYGPAKKRMIDDWVNEHSVTPGKIRFYSDHASDEPVFEWSDEPVAVNPHDRLEKMAKERGWRVEDWG, from the coding sequence ATGACCGATCTTGCCATCTATGACATGGACCGAACGGTCACCCGCAACGCCACCTACACCCCTTTCCTCATACATTGCGCCACGCAGCGCGCGCCCTGGCGCTTGCTGCTGCTGCCCTTCGTCATCGGATCGATGCTGGCCTATGTGTTGAAGCTGATCGACCGCGCACGGCTGAAGGAAATCAATCACAAGCTGCTGCTGGGCGACAAACGCTCACGGGCCGAGCTGCGCCCGCTGGTGGAAAGCTTCGCCGAAAAGCAACTGCGCTCCAACATCCGTCCCGGCGCGATCAAGGCGATTGCCCGCGACAAGTCGGAAGGCCGCGTCGTCGTGATGGCGACCGCCAGCTACCGTTTCTATGCCAAGGAAATCGGCGAACGGCTGGGCTTCGATCATATCATCGGCACCAAGTCGATCCTTGGTCTGGATGAAATATTGCACGCCAAGATCGACGGCGAAAATTGCTATGGCCCTGCCAAGAAGCGCATGATCGACGATTGGGTGAACGAGCATTCCGTCACGCCGGGCAAGATCCGCTTCTATTCGGACCATGCCAGCGATGAACCGGTGTTCGAATGGTCGGACGAGCCGGTCGCGGTGAACCCGCACGACCGGCTCGAAAAAATGGCCAAGGAACGCGGCTGGCGCGTCGAAGACTGGGGCTAA